The genomic stretch GGCGCCGGCATCGGCATCGCGCTGCTGGGCAGCGTGATGAACGCGGCGTACACGCCGGGTCTGTCGTCCGTGCCCGGCGTGCCCGCCTCGGCGTCCACGGCGGCCGGGCACTCGCTGGGCGAGGCCTACGAGGTGGCCGGGCAGCTCGGCGGCGTCGCCGGGGAGACCCTGCGCGAGGCCGCGCGGAACTGCTTCGTCCACGGGCTGCATGTGACGCTGCTGGTCAGCGCCGGACTGCTGCTGCTCGGCGCGGTGATGGCGCTGCGGCTGCCGCGGACCATGAACTGCGAGGCGGTGGCCGCTCCGGTGGAGGTCCCGGCGCCGCGGGAGGTCGCGGAGTCCCGGGTCACGGCCTGAGAGCCCTGGACGTGGTGGAGACTGCGTCGTAACGTCGGCCTTCAACCCGTGACTAGCACTGCTAGTTTTGAGCTGCCGGAGGGTCTCCCATGCCGTTGCCCCCGTTCGATCCCGCCGATCCGCTCGGGATCGACGATCTGCTGGAGCCCGAGGACCTCGCGGTCCGCGACACCGTCCGCCGCTGGGCCGCCGACCGCGTCCTGCCCCACGTCGCCGAGTGGTACGAGTCCGGCGAACTCCCCGTCATCCGCGAACTGGCCCGTGAGCTGGGCGGGATCGGCGCGCTCGGCATGTCCCTGAGCGGCTACGGCTGCGCGGGCGCCACCGCCGTCCAGTACGGCCTGGCCTGTCTGGAGCTGGAGGCCGCCGACTCCGGGATCCGCTCCCTGGTCTCCGTGCAGGGCTCCCTCGCCATGTACGCCATCCACCGCTACGGCAGCGAGGAGCAGAAGCAGAGCTGGCTGCCCCGGATGGCCTCCGGCGAGGTCATCGGCTGCTTCGGGCTCACCGAGCCGGACATCGGCTCCGACCCCGCCGCCATGCGGACGTACGCCAAGCGCGACGGCGGCGACTGGGTGCTGACGGGCCGCAAGATGTGGATCACCAATGGCTCTGTCGCCGGGGTCGCCGTCGTCTGGGCGCAGACCGAGGACGGCATCCGCGGCTTCGTGGTGCCCACCGACAGCCCCGGCTTCGCCGCCCCCGAGATCAAGCACAAGATGTCCCTGCGCGCCTCGGTCACCAGTGAGCTGGTGATGGACGAGGTGCGGCTGTCCGCCGACGCCGTACTGCCCGGGGTCACCGGACTGCGCGGACCGCTCAGCTGTCTCTCGCACGCTCGCTACGGCATCGTCTGGGGCTCCATGGGCGCGGCCCGCTCCTGCTTCGAGACGGCCGTCGACTACGCGAAGTCGCGGGAGCAGTTCGGGCGGCCCATCGGTGGCTTCCAGCTCACCCAGGCCAAACTCGCCGACATGGCGGTCGAACTGCACAAGGGGATTCTGCTCGCCCACCATCTGGGGCGGCGGATGGACGCCGGCCGCCTGCGTCCCGAGCAGGTCAGCTTCGGCAAGCTCAACAACGTCCGCGAGGCCATCGACATCTGCCGTACGGCACGGACGATCCTCGGTGCCAACGGGATCTCGCTGGAGTACCCGATCATGCGGCACGCGACGAACCTCGAATCGGTGCTGACGTACGAGGGCACCGTCGAGATGCACCAGCTCGTGCTGGGCAAGGCGCTCACCGGGCTCGACGCCTTCCGGTGAACCCCGAGGGGGCAGGGCCGAAGCGATCGGCCCTGCCTCAGCTCTGGTTGAAGAAACCGTCCGTGCGGTGCGCGGCCGGCTCGCCGTTGATGATCTCGGTGTCGGCCGGGGTCAGCAGGAACACCCGGGTGGACACCCGCTCGATCGAGCCGCGCAGACCGAAGATCAGGCCCGCGGCGAAGTCGACGACGCGCTTGGCGTCGGCGGCCTCCATGGCGGTGAG from Streptomyces davaonensis JCM 4913 encodes the following:
- a CDS encoding acyl-CoA dehydrogenase family protein: MPLPPFDPADPLGIDDLLEPEDLAVRDTVRRWAADRVLPHVAEWYESGELPVIRELARELGGIGALGMSLSGYGCAGATAVQYGLACLELEAADSGIRSLVSVQGSLAMYAIHRYGSEEQKQSWLPRMASGEVIGCFGLTEPDIGSDPAAMRTYAKRDGGDWVLTGRKMWITNGSVAGVAVVWAQTEDGIRGFVVPTDSPGFAAPEIKHKMSLRASVTSELVMDEVRLSADAVLPGVTGLRGPLSCLSHARYGIVWGSMGAARSCFETAVDYAKSREQFGRPIGGFQLTQAKLADMAVELHKGILLAHHLGRRMDAGRLRPEQVSFGKLNNVREAIDICRTARTILGANGISLEYPIMRHATNLESVLTYEGTVEMHQLVLGKALTGLDAFR